TCTTTTCCTTTTCCGTTATTTTATTTATTAGTTGAAGACGAGCTTAATGATAAATTAAAGGGTGTTCAAAAACTTAAAGAGCCAAACAAACTCTTTTTTCCGTGGTTTAAGAAGTCGATCTCCTTTAGCTATGCCCTTCTTGAGATGCCTCGAGGTGAACACCACTTTAAATCGGTCCGCTTAAGAACAGGGGATTTATTTGGTCTAATTGAAAAGGAAGTTTCTTTAGAGGTTGAAAACTATTTTCTTGTTTACCCTTCAACTGTTGATTTAGCCTATCATTCAAAGCAAAAACAGTATGAGCAAGGATCAGCATCAACATTAACAAAGTATTGGCAGGATTCAACTATGGCTGTCGGTGTCAGGGAATATCAACCAGGAGATAAATTTGCTTGGATTGATTGGAAAGCTACGGCTAGAAGAGATTCAATTATGACAAAGGAATTTGAACAAATGCAAAGTCATGATGTTGTTGTATTTATTGACAGGTCACATTCTGAGGTATTTGAATCAGTTGTATCCTATACCGCATCATTAATTCGCGCTATAGTTAAAAGTGGCGCTAGAGTAGGGTTAGTTTCAATTGGGAAGCAGCAAAAGATGTTTCCGCTGCAGGCTGATGAGCAGCATGTAAGCAGCATCTTTTATCATTTGGCAAAAGTTGATTGTGACAGTCGAACACCTTTTTCTGCTGTACTTGGAGGTAACTATTTAAATAAGGAAATGAAACAAGTTACCAGTATTCTTGTTACATCAACTCTAAACATGGAGATGGTGAGAAAGCTCGAGTTTTTATCAGCTCGTCAGCAGACATTTATTCTATACCTTATTAAAGGGAAACTTCATGAACTTTCAAAAGAAGAGTCTGTTTTAGTTGAAAGATTGAAGCAGCGTCAAGTTCATGTAAATGTAGTAAAAGAACAGGATGCAAATAAGCGTTTTAAAGAGGTGAATATCTAGTGAAAACACCTAAAGACCAAGAAGGGATATCTGTTAATCTTCTATATTATCTGTTTGCATTTATCCTGCTATGGGAATGGTTAAGACCTCTTGGGGAATTTACTGATACAGCTAACACGTTTATTTTTGTGTTTTTTATTGCTGTCAGTTTTATTATGACATTTTTCAGGTTGCGATGGTTCATCACATTTCCGGTAAAAATGTTCATTATTTTGTTTATGCTTCACGGGTTATATTTCGAAGGCGTGTTTTTTAGTTTCCTTTGGATAAAGGACCTAATTGGTGATATTGCCTTTAATCTTTCGTTAGTACCAAGTGCGGATTGGATGGGGATGACTTCATCTTTTCGTTCATTGTTATTTTTTATTTTGCTTTGGTTACTTGTTTATTTAATACACTATTGGATTCTTTTCCAAAAGAGAATTTTCTTTTTCTTTGTGTTAACGCTCCTTTACATTACAGTGTTAGATACCTTTACTCCATACGATGCATCTTATGCAATTGTTAGGGTTGTTTTAATAGGTTTCTTTATGCTTGGTCTCCTGTATTTTGATCGATTGAAGAAACTGGAGAATTTAAAAGTGAAAAGGCTTGCTTCCCTTAGATGGATCATGCCGCTACTTGCATTTATCATGCTTTCAATGATTCTAGCCATATTAGCTCCTAAGGCATCACCACAGTGGCCTGATCCAGTTCCGTATATTACAGCTGTTGGGCGAGAAGATGAAGGTGGTAGTGGTACAAAGAAAATTGGGTATAGCCCAAATGATGAAAAGTTAGGTGGATCATTTGTAGGGGATGATACCGAAGTTTTCACTCATATATCAAGTGATCGACATTATTGGCGAGTAGAATCTAAGGATGTGTATACAGGGAAAGGATGGGAAGCCTCCGATCCTGATGCAGAACGTGAAGTCATTACATCAATTCAAGATGAAGTTATTTGGATAGATGATCGTGTAGAGACAAAAAGCTTGGAATCGACTGTTACAATAAATGAGGAATACCGCTATTTACATGTTATTTATCCTTTAGGTTTAACAGCTGTAAACACAGAAGCAAATTTACCAATTTACCTGAACCGAAATACAGAGTTAATCTCCCCTTTTCAGAAGCAGGGTGACGGATCTAGAGAGGAATTTCTAACATATCAGGTCGAGTATGAGCTTCCCTCTTATCCACTAAATGAAATGAAAAAAGCACAAGTTTTTGAAAATGTACCTGATGGGTTTGTTGAAAGATACACACAGTTACCTGATACATTACCTGAACGGGTGAGAGAACTTGCTGTGTCTCTTACAGAAACAAAATCTAATCAATACGATAAAGTGAAGGCAATAGAAGACTACTTGGGAAGGCCGGAGTTTACGTATGATAAGGAAGATGTGGCCATACCTGAAGGTAATCAAGACTATGTAGACCAATTTCTTTTTGAAACATTCAAAGGTTATTGTGATAATTTTTCTACTTCTATGATCGTTTTACTAAGGTCAATTGATATTCCTGCAAGATGGGTGAAAGGATACACAGAAGGTGACTTTGTTCAAACTGTAGAGAACAGTAATAGTGAATATAAAGTAACAAATAATAATGCCCATTCATGGGTTGAAGTGTATTTCACTGGAGTAGGATGGGTTCCATTTGAACCTACTAAAGGCTTTGTAAACCCTTATGATTTGGTAAGTGACTATAAAGATACACCTGGTCAGGAAGAGGTAGAAGAGGAGAAGGAACCTGTTGAAGAAGAGGAAAAGGAACCTGAAGCAACTCCAGAAAAGCCTGAGCAAACTAACAAAGAAACATCTTCTTCTACAAGTGATTTCTTCGGTTTCTTTAGTCTGCGTCTAGGGAGTACCGGTTTATATGGTGTTATGATCGTTACAGCGATACTAGCTTTTGTGATTTTCAAAACTAGGACGAAATGGATACCAAAGCTTATCATTTTAAAATATAAAAACCGTAACGATGACCAAGTATTCTTTCAAGCTTATGAGTCACTATTAAAACAATTTGCCCGCCGTGGTATTAAAAGAAAAGAAGGCCAAACCTTGAGGGATTATGCTCGGTATATTGATCGATATTTTCATATGGTCCATATGACAGCTTTAACGGAAAACTATGAAAGAGCATTGTATCGACGCGATGATGCAAAACAAGAATGGACTAAGTCAGTTGAATTGTGGGAAAATTTAATTAAAAGAACATCGTCTTGACCAATTGTATAAGAGATTGATAGAATAGAAAAAATTAATAGACCCTTCATATATCCTCGATAATACGGTTCGAGAGTCTCTACCGGGTAACCTTAAAACACCCGACTATGAAGGCAGAATAAGTTCGAAAGTAAGCTGGATTCTGCCTTCTTTTTATATAAGGAAATTAGACTCTTAC
This Metabacillus endolithicus DNA region includes the following protein-coding sequences:
- a CDS encoding DUF58 domain-containing protein; its protein translation is MTLLTRFKAGWKVLSLLFLTLAAFSYAMFQGGFVSWFLFYSFLPFALYSFLLMIYPIRSFQVTRRINQEQFSVGQRLIGTITVKRSFPFPLFYLLVEDELNDKLKGVQKLKEPNKLFFPWFKKSISFSYALLEMPRGEHHFKSVRLRTGDLFGLIEKEVSLEVENYFLVYPSTVDLAYHSKQKQYEQGSASTLTKYWQDSTMAVGVREYQPGDKFAWIDWKATARRDSIMTKEFEQMQSHDVVVFIDRSHSEVFESVVSYTASLIRAIVKSGARVGLVSIGKQQKMFPLQADEQHVSSIFYHLAKVDCDSRTPFSAVLGGNYLNKEMKQVTSILVTSTLNMEMVRKLEFLSARQQTFILYLIKGKLHELSKEESVLVERLKQRQVHVNVVKEQDANKRFKEVNI
- a CDS encoding transglutaminase TgpA family protein, whose amino-acid sequence is MKTPKDQEGISVNLLYYLFAFILLWEWLRPLGEFTDTANTFIFVFFIAVSFIMTFFRLRWFITFPVKMFIILFMLHGLYFEGVFFSFLWIKDLIGDIAFNLSLVPSADWMGMTSSFRSLLFFILLWLLVYLIHYWILFQKRIFFFFVLTLLYITVLDTFTPYDASYAIVRVVLIGFFMLGLLYFDRLKKLENLKVKRLASLRWIMPLLAFIMLSMILAILAPKASPQWPDPVPYITAVGREDEGGSGTKKIGYSPNDEKLGGSFVGDDTEVFTHISSDRHYWRVESKDVYTGKGWEASDPDAEREVITSIQDEVIWIDDRVETKSLESTVTINEEYRYLHVIYPLGLTAVNTEANLPIYLNRNTELISPFQKQGDGSREEFLTYQVEYELPSYPLNEMKKAQVFENVPDGFVERYTQLPDTLPERVRELAVSLTETKSNQYDKVKAIEDYLGRPEFTYDKEDVAIPEGNQDYVDQFLFETFKGYCDNFSTSMIVLLRSIDIPARWVKGYTEGDFVQTVENSNSEYKVTNNNAHSWVEVYFTGVGWVPFEPTKGFVNPYDLVSDYKDTPGQEEVEEEKEPVEEEEKEPEATPEKPEQTNKETSSSTSDFFGFFSLRLGSTGLYGVMIVTAILAFVIFKTRTKWIPKLIILKYKNRNDDQVFFQAYESLLKQFARRGIKRKEGQTLRDYARYIDRYFHMVHMTALTENYERALYRRDDAKQEWTKSVELWENLIKRTSS